The following are encoded together in the Mycolicibacterium arabiense genome:
- the treS gene encoding maltose alpha-D-glucosyltransferase, protein MSQAAESEHDDQGTEDHITEDQGTEDQGNEPSEVTFDEYLHPARPRALRYRPRVKAPFTRRSVTQDGPATGDNKAYVSWLLSQSMLADANEISQQFSGQGSMWQNPYANPSPRGAVETASVWFTAYPLSLITRPNESFLHAMADEDMWQAFSDIGIEAIHTGPVKRAGGISGWETTPSVDGHFDRISTQIDPAFGTEDEFRKMCGTANWYGGTIIDDIVPGHTGKGADFRLAELKYADYPGIYHMVDIDPRDWEHLPDVPPGVDSVNIDAATEEWLDKAGYIIGRLQRVIFYAEGVKETNWSVTRPVVGVDGVERRWVYLHYFKDGQPSINWLDPSFAGMRLVIGDALHSLTDLGTGGLRLDANGFLGAEKTAAEDGVGWSEGHPLSEAANHLIASMVRKVGGFTFQELNLTIDDIREIGEAGADLSYDFVNRPAYQHALATADTEFLRLTLRTTLELNVDPASLVHALQNHDELTYELVHWSTGHRDDIYTYKGEEITGEALGETVRSDLATRLTGENGPYNLVFTTNGIACTTATVIAATLGITDLDEISDIDRIRRAHLLLAMFNALQPGVFALSGWDLCGMLTLPASDVAELLRGGDTRWIHRAAHDLMGVNPTATQSSAGMPRGRSLYGSIPEQLEDDASFLRQLQAILRVRSHYGIATSRQIDIPEVSHRGMLVLVHQLADEGRYQLTVLNFANEEVAGTVRSDEIPAGGLVSDMFTGKPLATVDDLHSFAVEMPPHHGMSLLVEAPSADDGSA, encoded by the coding sequence ATGTCTCAGGCGGCCGAGTCGGAACACGACGATCAAGGCACCGAGGATCACATCACCGAAGACCAGGGCACCGAAGACCAGGGCAACGAGCCGAGTGAAGTCACCTTCGACGAGTACCTCCACCCTGCGCGTCCGCGCGCGCTGCGGTACCGGCCCCGCGTCAAGGCTCCCTTCACCCGCCGATCCGTCACGCAGGACGGTCCGGCGACGGGTGACAATAAGGCCTACGTCTCCTGGCTGCTGAGCCAGTCGATGCTGGCGGATGCGAACGAGATCAGCCAGCAGTTCTCCGGCCAGGGCTCGATGTGGCAGAACCCGTATGCGAATCCCAGTCCGCGTGGCGCCGTGGAGACCGCCTCGGTGTGGTTCACCGCCTACCCGCTGTCGCTGATCACGCGCCCGAACGAATCGTTCCTCCACGCCATGGCCGACGAGGACATGTGGCAGGCGTTCTCCGACATCGGGATCGAGGCCATCCACACCGGTCCTGTGAAGCGGGCTGGCGGCATCTCCGGCTGGGAGACGACGCCCAGCGTCGACGGTCACTTCGACCGGATCAGCACGCAGATCGATCCGGCGTTCGGCACCGAGGACGAGTTCCGCAAGATGTGCGGCACCGCCAACTGGTACGGCGGCACCATCATCGACGACATCGTGCCCGGCCACACGGGCAAGGGCGCCGACTTCCGGCTTGCCGAACTGAAGTACGCCGACTACCCCGGCATCTATCACATGGTCGACATCGACCCCCGGGACTGGGAGCACCTGCCCGACGTCCCGCCCGGTGTCGACTCGGTCAACATCGACGCCGCCACCGAGGAGTGGCTCGACAAGGCCGGCTACATCATCGGGCGGCTGCAGCGGGTGATCTTCTACGCCGAGGGCGTCAAGGAGACCAACTGGAGCGTGACCCGTCCCGTGGTCGGCGTCGACGGCGTCGAACGCCGCTGGGTGTACCTGCACTACTTCAAGGACGGTCAGCCGTCGATCAACTGGCTCGACCCTTCCTTCGCGGGCATGCGGCTGGTCATCGGTGACGCACTGCACTCGCTGACGGACCTGGGCACCGGCGGACTGCGCCTGGACGCCAACGGCTTCCTGGGCGCGGAGAAGACCGCTGCCGAGGACGGCGTGGGTTGGTCGGAGGGGCATCCGCTGTCCGAGGCCGCGAACCACCTGATCGCCAGTATGGTGCGCAAGGTCGGCGGGTTCACCTTCCAGGAACTCAACCTGACGATCGACGACATCCGCGAGATCGGCGAGGCCGGGGCGGACCTGTCCTATGACTTCGTCAATCGCCCCGCCTACCAGCACGCCTTGGCGACCGCGGACACCGAGTTCCTCCGGTTGACGCTGCGCACGACGCTCGAGCTGAACGTGGACCCGGCCTCGCTGGTGCATGCGCTGCAGAACCACGACGAACTGACCTACGAACTCGTGCACTGGTCGACCGGTCACCGCGACGACATCTACACGTACAAGGGCGAGGAGATCACCGGCGAGGCCCTCGGCGAGACCGTCCGGTCCGATCTCGCCACTCGTCTGACCGGCGAGAACGGCCCTTACAACCTGGTCTTCACCACCAACGGCATCGCATGCACCACCGCGACGGTCATCGCGGCGACCCTGGGCATCACCGACCTCGACGAGATCTCCGACATCGATCGCATCCGCCGGGCTCACCTACTGCTGGCGATGTTCAACGCATTGCAACCGGGCGTCTTCGCCCTGTCGGGGTGGGACCTGTGCGGGATGCTCACGCTGCCCGCGAGTGACGTGGCAGAGCTGCTGCGCGGCGGCGATACCCGGTGGATTCACCGGGCGGCACACGACCTGATGGGGGTCAACCCGACCGCCACCCAGTCGAGTGCGGGCATGCCGCGAGGCAGGAGCCTGTACGGCTCGATTCCCGAGCAGCTCGAAGACGACGCCAGCTTCTTGCGCCAACTGCAGGCCATCCTGCGGGTCCGCTCGCACTACGGCATCGCGACGAGCCGTCAGATCGACATTCCCGAGGTGTCGCATCGCGGGATGCTGGTGCTGGTGCACCAGCTCGCCGACGAGGGTCGCTATCAGCTCACCGTGCTGAACTTCGCCAACGAAGAGGTCGCGGGCACCGTTCGATCGGACGAGATCCCCGCCGGTGGCCTGGTGTCGGACATGTTCACCGGCAAGCCGCTGGCAACGGTGGACGACCTGCACAGCTTCGCCGTGGAGATGCCCCCGCACCACGGCATGTCGCTTCTCGTCGAGGCGCCGTCTGCCGACGACGGGTCCGCCTGA
- a CDS encoding siderophore-interacting protein, with protein sequence MTYTLAIVVAVAQVTSRIRRITLEVGDPAALRLRPEGDAAVGVYFDPAPFDPDRSDPMSPNPGRNYTVRRHLVDGARERIDLDVLVHCHGIGSTWAATTTVGATVGLDHARSWYQPGVADWQLLVADLSGLPAAARIVEQLPAGASVTALVEVLDDDDLDYLPVRPGVTVIPTVGTGNGRGPSRLAELVRTWPHPDGAGYCWFGGEAAESRAVRKHFRGLGWTVDQLDVTGYWRSGSEVWDAKFARSGDEAVAAYSRALADGKGAKVAAEEFDEALERAGL encoded by the coding sequence ATGACCTACACCCTTGCCATCGTCGTCGCGGTCGCTCAGGTGACCTCGAGGATCCGGCGCATCACACTCGAGGTCGGCGATCCCGCCGCGCTGCGCCTGCGACCCGAGGGCGATGCGGCCGTTGGGGTGTACTTCGACCCGGCCCCGTTCGATCCCGATCGGTCCGACCCCATGTCGCCCAACCCCGGCCGTAACTACACGGTGCGCCGCCATCTCGTCGACGGGGCGAGGGAGCGGATCGACCTCGACGTCCTCGTGCACTGCCACGGGATCGGCTCGACGTGGGCCGCCACGACGACGGTCGGCGCGACGGTGGGCCTCGATCACGCTCGCTCCTGGTATCAGCCCGGTGTCGCCGACTGGCAACTGCTGGTGGCCGACCTGTCCGGGCTGCCCGCCGCGGCACGCATCGTCGAGCAACTGCCCGCCGGAGCGTCGGTCACCGCGCTGGTCGAGGTGCTCGACGACGACGATCTGGACTATCTACCCGTCCGTCCCGGCGTCACAGTGATACCGACCGTCGGCACGGGTAACGGACGGGGTCCCAGCCGCCTCGCCGAGCTGGTCCGCACGTGGCCGCACCCAGACGGGGCGGGGTACTGCTGGTTCGGTGGCGAGGCCGCCGAATCCCGTGCGGTGCGGAAGCACTTTCGCGGACTGGGCTGGACGGTGGATCAGCTCGACGTGACCGGGTATTGGAGGTCCGGCAGCGAGGTGTGGGACGCGAAGTTCGCCCGCTCCGGCGACGAGGCCGTGGCCGCCTACTCCCGGGCACTGGCCGACGGCAAGGGCGCCAAGGTGGCGGCGGAGGAATTCGACGAAGCGCTCGAGCGGGCCGGGCTGTGA
- a CDS encoding MspA family porin, with product MLTRFATLAAIGVLATAGTTPLAFAEPAPPPPNDPAIVPVSNPLPPEGAVPSAAPGILDTPDGWHIEVSGSNETQLPVAPLTTAISSREYLIAGTFTGKITGSGKTKLAGGTLEAGEQIGCGIISDEVEINPGASINPGISAIGLPSVSAGVSLQGKVYLKPGTVTTVAIDKKSFKGTTARVSITGVRIKTDQCAGQSFIRSYATMTSSTENTDDVITYIGVTKAV from the coding sequence ATGCTCACTCGCTTCGCCACTCTGGCTGCCATCGGCGTACTGGCAACCGCCGGCACCACGCCCCTCGCGTTCGCGGAGCCAGCACCGCCGCCTCCCAACGATCCCGCCATCGTGCCGGTGTCCAATCCGCTGCCGCCAGAGGGCGCCGTACCGTCCGCCGCTCCCGGCATCCTCGACACTCCCGACGGCTGGCACATCGAGGTCTCCGGCAGCAACGAGACCCAGCTGCCGGTAGCACCCCTGACCACGGCCATCTCCTCACGCGAGTACCTGATCGCCGGTACGTTCACCGGAAAGATCACCGGCAGCGGCAAGACCAAGCTCGCCGGTGGCACGCTGGAGGCCGGTGAGCAGATCGGTTGCGGCATCATCTCCGACGAGGTCGAGATCAACCCCGGCGCCAGCATCAACCCGGGCATCAGCGCCATCGGCCTGCCGAGCGTCAGCGCCGGCGTGAGCCTGCAGGGCAAGGTCTACCTCAAGCCCGGCACCGTCACGACCGTCGCGATCGACAAGAAGTCGTTCAAGGGCACCACGGCACGCGTGTCCATCACCGGCGTGCGCATCAAGACCGACCAGTGCGCGGGACAGTCCTTCATCCGCTCGTACGCGACGATGACCTCGTCGACGGAGAACACCGACGACGTCATCACCTACATCGGCGTCACCAAAGCCGTCTGA
- a CDS encoding MspA family porin, producing the protein MNRFATVAATLVAIPFAVSSPLAFAEPPVDPVGNPGPPPDTGVVASAPPGVVTTPDGWTLTVTASNETQLPIAPLTTAVSSREYLVGGTFTGTVTGEGSTTLSGGNMESGYQIGCGIELGQVRLIGQAGIGLGGLSFPAGGPVFAPALSFPVSGTIEIHAKPGTVQQVAVNKKSYKAAPVRVTIKDTHIKVDGCVGQSFLRSYATLTSSTTDTDDIVAYYGVTKSV; encoded by the coding sequence ATGAATCGCTTTGCCACGGTGGCCGCCACGCTCGTCGCCATCCCCTTCGCCGTCTCGTCCCCGCTCGCATTCGCCGAGCCCCCCGTCGACCCGGTGGGCAACCCGGGCCCCCCGCCGGACACCGGTGTCGTCGCCTCGGCCCCTCCCGGAGTCGTCACCACGCCCGACGGCTGGACGCTCACCGTCACCGCCTCCAACGAGACCCAGCTCCCGATCGCGCCACTCACCACCGCGGTGTCGTCCCGTGAATACCTCGTCGGCGGCACCTTCACCGGCACCGTCACCGGCGAGGGCAGCACCACGCTCAGCGGCGGCAACATGGAGAGCGGCTACCAGATCGGCTGCGGCATCGAACTCGGCCAGGTCCGCCTGATCGGTCAGGCCGGCATCGGCCTCGGCGGCTTGAGCTTTCCCGCCGGCGGTCCCGTCTTCGCGCCGGCGCTGTCGTTCCCGGTCTCGGGCACCATCGAGATCCACGCCAAGCCCGGCACGGTGCAGCAGGTCGCCGTCAACAAGAAGTCCTACAAGGCCGCTCCGGTGCGCGTCACCATCAAGGACACTCACATCAAGGTCGACGGGTGCGTTGGTCAGTCGTTCCTGCGGTCCTACGCGACGCTCACCAGCTCGACCACCGACACCGATGACATCGTCGCCTACTACGGCGTGACGAAGTCGGTCTAG
- the mbtM gene encoding long-chain-fatty acid--ACP ligase MbtM, whose amino-acid sequence MNPLASALADRLRTSDNHLVVLTEGVWQHHPWPEVLERAENVAERLLDADVDAVGLVGEPTVEFIAAIFGAFLADAAVSILPGPIRGADAAQWAQSTLARFDGIGVRRVLSNGTHFDGLAAAGGPLPVDALTDVASTSRSTAFVAPSGPAATAILQGTAGSTGTPRTVRLSPEAVLANLDGLNARIGVTPADVGCSWLPLYHDMGLSFLLSGALGGTDVWQAPTAAFQASPFRWLTWLTESRGTITAAPNMAYGLIGKYSRRVTDVDLSPLRFALNGGEPVDVELTQRFAAEMARFGFSEGALSPSYGLAESTCAVTVPVPGVGMRVDETPIRTADGGTSSRRHAVLGEAIPGMSVRIEPREGIGAEHHDREIGDILIRGSSMMSGYVGQTPRDPESWFPTGDLGYFTDGGLVVCGRAKEIITVAGRNVFPAEVERVAATVPGVREGAVVAVGIGERSIRPGLAVVAEFRGPDEAGARADLMRLVASVCGVMPADVTFVRPGSLPRTSSGKLRRLEVRRDLEDGRR is encoded by the coding sequence ATGAACCCGCTTGCGTCGGCACTGGCCGACCGGCTGCGCACCAGCGACAACCACCTCGTCGTCCTCACCGAGGGTGTGTGGCAACACCATCCGTGGCCGGAGGTGCTTGAGCGCGCCGAGAACGTGGCCGAGCGTCTGCTCGACGCCGACGTCGACGCGGTGGGTCTGGTCGGTGAACCCACGGTGGAGTTCATCGCGGCGATATTCGGGGCGTTCCTCGCCGACGCGGCGGTGTCGATCCTGCCGGGCCCGATCCGCGGGGCCGACGCCGCCCAGTGGGCCCAGTCGACTCTGGCGCGATTCGACGGCATCGGCGTGCGGCGGGTGCTGAGCAACGGCACGCACTTCGACGGTCTCGCCGCAGCAGGCGGGCCGCTACCCGTCGACGCATTGACCGACGTCGCGTCCACGTCGCGCAGCACCGCGTTCGTCGCGCCGAGTGGCCCGGCTGCCACCGCAATCCTGCAAGGCACCGCCGGATCCACGGGAACCCCTCGGACGGTGCGACTCTCGCCGGAGGCGGTGCTGGCCAACCTCGACGGGCTCAACGCGCGCATCGGCGTGACCCCGGCCGACGTCGGGTGTTCGTGGCTCCCGCTCTACCACGACATGGGCCTCAGTTTCCTGCTGTCGGGCGCGCTCGGCGGTACCGACGTGTGGCAGGCCCCCACGGCGGCGTTCCAAGCGTCGCCGTTCCGGTGGCTCACCTGGCTGACCGAGAGCCGCGGGACCATCACGGCGGCGCCGAACATGGCCTACGGCCTGATCGGGAAGTACTCACGACGGGTGACCGACGTGGATCTGAGCCCGCTGCGCTTCGCCCTCAACGGTGGCGAACCCGTCGACGTGGAGCTCACCCAACGGTTCGCCGCCGAGATGGCCCGGTTCGGGTTCTCCGAGGGCGCCCTGTCGCCATCCTACGGCTTGGCCGAATCAACCTGTGCCGTAACGGTACCCGTACCCGGCGTCGGCATGCGGGTCGACGAGACGCCGATTCGGACGGCCGACGGCGGCACCTCGTCGCGGCGGCACGCCGTGCTGGGCGAGGCGATACCGGGGATGTCGGTGCGGATCGAACCCCGAGAGGGCATCGGGGCCGAACACCACGACCGCGAGATCGGCGACATCCTCATCCGCGGCTCGTCGATGATGAGCGGCTACGTCGGACAAACGCCTCGCGACCCCGAGTCCTGGTTCCCCACCGGCGATCTGGGCTACTTCACCGACGGCGGCCTCGTCGTGTGCGGCCGCGCCAAGGAGATCATCACCGTGGCCGGGCGCAACGTCTTCCCCGCCGAGGTCGAGCGGGTGGCGGCCACGGTTCCCGGGGTTCGCGAGGGTGCGGTGGTCGCGGTCGGCATCGGCGAACGGTCGATTCGACCCGGGCTCGCCGTCGTGGCCGAGTTTCGCGGACCCGACGAGGCCGGCGCACGGGCCGACCTCATGCGTCTGGTGGCGTCCGTTTGTGGCGTCATGCCAGCCGATGTCACGTTCGTCCGGCCCGGCTCGCTACCGCGCACGTCGTCGGGCAAGCTGCGCCGACTCGAGGTGCGGCGCGACCTGGAGGACGGCCGGCGCTGA
- a CDS encoding sensor domain-containing protein: MPDGGAIARRVAAMVVVAAALQGCSSEKAQGATEPVTVPASALVGSLASVAEINRVMDSTAMTPHPVTDTMADDRALLPNLNCLGVWQPDQAAIYGAPGEPDGWNALARQTLRTPDTEQWSSLVRQSVISYPSAEAAQRFFDQSAQRWSQCTNHRVNITLNDRPMPKWLSGDLGRAEGQLAMPVAVGMGAENRVCQRVLSIYSNVIIDVEACRPPLPIVTSASEIAAKIQRSLPA, encoded by the coding sequence ATGCCTGACGGCGGTGCCATTGCGCGCCGAGTCGCCGCCATGGTGGTCGTCGCGGCAGCGCTGCAAGGTTGCTCGAGCGAAAAGGCCCAAGGCGCAACCGAACCGGTGACCGTGCCGGCATCGGCACTGGTTGGGTCGCTGGCGAGTGTTGCCGAGATCAACCGCGTGATGGACAGCACCGCGATGACGCCGCATCCGGTCACCGACACCATGGCAGACGATCGCGCGTTGCTGCCCAACCTCAACTGTCTGGGCGTCTGGCAGCCGGATCAGGCGGCCATCTACGGTGCGCCGGGGGAACCCGACGGGTGGAATGCGCTGGCCCGCCAAACGCTTCGCACCCCCGACACCGAGCAGTGGTCCAGCCTGGTGCGTCAGTCCGTCATCTCGTACCCGTCGGCGGAGGCCGCGCAACGGTTCTTCGATCAGTCGGCGCAGCGATGGTCGCAGTGCACGAATCACCGCGTCAACATCACTCTGAACGACAGGCCGATGCCGAAGTGGCTCTCGGGTGACCTCGGCCGGGCCGAGGGGCAACTCGCCATGCCGGTCGCGGTGGGGATGGGCGCGGAAAACCGCGTGTGCCAACGAGTCCTGTCGATCTACTCCAACGTGATCATCGACGTCGAGGCGTGCCGACCGCCGTTACCGATCGTCACCTCGGCATCGGAGATCGCCGCGAAGATCCAGCGGAGCCTGCCTGCCTGA
- a CDS encoding STAS domain-containing protein yields the protein MNSAQPRGIELTILDVDGARVLDVRGVVDLLSAPAFREHVEAALAEAPRALLIDLTDVDFFASVGLEVLVSAHRSAPPTTQVAVVADGPATSRPIRITGVDQIVALYPTLQQAVDGIGH from the coding sequence GTGAACTCTGCGCAACCGCGCGGTATCGAACTGACCATTCTGGACGTCGATGGAGCCCGCGTCCTCGACGTACGCGGGGTGGTCGACCTCTTGTCCGCACCCGCATTCCGCGAGCACGTCGAGGCCGCCCTGGCCGAGGCACCTCGGGCGTTGCTGATCGATCTCACCGACGTCGACTTCTTCGCGTCGGTGGGTCTCGAAGTACTCGTCAGTGCGCACCGGTCCGCGCCCCCGACCACCCAGGTGGCCGTGGTCGCCGATGGGCCCGCTACGAGCAGGCCGATCCGCATCACGGGTGTCGATCAGATCGTGGCGCTGTACCCGACGTTGCAGCAGGCCGTCGATGGCATCGGGCACTAG
- a CDS encoding ATP-binding protein has product MSSSTIERPVGAGLARRGNADAETVAEFRNAVDEWIDETITVTAERRSDILLATDEALSNCADHAYREHGDLGTMAIEVTHRREDATVVVCVRDYGAWTAPESRTAAALRGRGIVLMNALADDVSIDGRDDGTTVSLRFSACRAKPRRLREVA; this is encoded by the coding sequence ATGTCTTCGTCAACGATTGAACGCCCGGTCGGCGCAGGCCTCGCCCGTCGGGGCAACGCCGATGCCGAGACCGTCGCGGAGTTCCGCAATGCCGTGGACGAGTGGATCGACGAGACGATCACCGTGACCGCCGAACGTCGTTCCGACATCCTCCTCGCGACCGACGAGGCGCTCTCCAACTGCGCCGATCACGCATACCGTGAGCACGGTGATTTGGGGACGATGGCAATCGAGGTGACCCACCGGCGCGAGGACGCGACCGTCGTGGTCTGCGTCCGAGACTATGGCGCGTGGACGGCACCCGAGTCGCGCACCGCCGCGGCACTGCGTGGTCGGGGCATCGTATTGATGAACGCACTGGCCGATGACGTCTCCATTGACGGACGCGATGACGGCACCACGGTCAGTCTGCGCTTCTCGGCGTGCCGGGCGAAGCCCCGTCGTCTGCGCGAAGTTGCATAG
- a CDS encoding aldo/keto reductase — protein sequence MKFLEFDGVGRVSRIGLGTWQFGSREWGYGDQYATGAARDIVTRARALGVTLFDTAEVYGLGKSERILGDALGDERAEVAVASKIMPVAPIPAIVKQRARASAKRLQLTRIPLYQIHQSNPLVPDSVIMPGMRDLLDDGVIGAVGVSNYSLARWQKADAALGRPVISNQVHFSLAHPGALDDLVPFAERENRMVIAYSPLAQGLLGGKYGPDNRPGGVRALNPLFGTENLRRVEPLLDTLRDVAADVDAKPAQVALAWLISLPGVVAIPGASSVEQLEFNVAAADVELTPAARDALTDAARGFQPVSTGEYVTELVKEKLGRG from the coding sequence GTGAAGTTTCTCGAGTTCGACGGAGTGGGTCGGGTCAGCCGTATCGGTCTTGGCACCTGGCAGTTCGGCTCGCGCGAATGGGGCTACGGCGACCAGTACGCCACCGGCGCCGCACGCGACATCGTGACGCGCGCCCGCGCGCTCGGCGTGACCCTCTTCGACACCGCCGAGGTCTACGGCCTCGGCAAGAGCGAGCGCATCCTTGGCGATGCCCTCGGCGACGAGCGCGCTGAGGTCGCCGTGGCCAGCAAGATCATGCCCGTCGCACCTATCCCGGCCATCGTGAAGCAGCGCGCCAGGGCCAGTGCCAAGAGATTGCAGCTGACGCGCATCCCGCTCTACCAGATTCATCAATCGAATCCGTTGGTGCCCGATTCGGTGATCATGCCGGGGATGCGCGATCTGCTCGACGACGGCGTCATCGGCGCGGTGGGCGTCTCGAACTACTCGCTGGCGCGCTGGCAGAAGGCCGATGCCGCACTGGGCCGGCCGGTGATCAGCAATCAGGTGCACTTCTCGCTGGCGCATCCCGGCGCCTTGGACGACCTCGTCCCGTTCGCCGAACGGGAGAATCGGATGGTCATTGCCTACAGCCCGCTCGCCCAGGGACTGCTCGGCGGTAAGTACGGGCCGGACAACCGGCCCGGCGGTGTGCGCGCCCTCAATCCCCTGTTCGGGACCGAGAACTTGCGTCGCGTCGAGCCGCTGCTGGACACGCTCCGCGACGTGGCCGCCGACGTCGACGCCAAACCGGCGCAGGTGGCGCTCGCCTGGCTGATCAGCCTGCCGGGCGTCGTCGCCATCCCCGGCGCCTCGAGCGTCGAGCAACTGGAGTTCAACGTCGCGGCGGCCGACGTGGAACTCACCCCCGCCGCCCGGGACGCGTTGACCGACGCAGCCCGTGGGTTTCAACCGGTCTCGACGGGCGAATACGTCACCGAGCTGGTCAAGGAGAAGCTCGGCCGCGGCTGA